taccaggttgTGAGGAGGATaaggagtgtcgcttatgaattggagttacccttGGAGCTAGCCACCATTCATCCGATATTCCACgtctcgatgttgaagaagtgcttaggcgatccctcgttggtagtccccattgatagtattggagttaaggatagcttatcctatgaagaggttctgatCCAAATTTATGATcaccaaattcgcaaattgaggaacaaagagattgcctcagtcaaagtcttgtggagaaatcaatttgttgaggaagccacatgggaggcgaaggaagatatgaaatctaaatatccgcatctattcgtacctaccgatgagaatgttgaaggtaatgtccattttcttgacttgaattcgtttgtgcattttgagtttggattgtaattattttgagaatttgattggttgcatgactgaattctgattgtgatttgtaccccaagtccatccttggtttactcatcattcgaggacgaatgatcccatgggggagataatgtaacaccccccaaaattctttactaagattcgaacccttcttCATATATATGTAGGATCGAACCcaactattgtgaagtgtatgcatgagttaggatgagttcctaaggaattgaagagtgttagaggtgatgtggggtcacaaaggatccctagaaccaagctaagtccaaagaatttgtcttggctaagttttagaatgagtccgtataagtggtcgacttctaacgaccataccttttgaaatatgacaatctgggtggcccatgacctattaaattaaaggtcttcgagtcttctttccaacgccaccaagattgtaatttttagagtttggagtcaaaagttataactatcctaagacagaatagtactgcaggaatttcaggcctgagtggtaactgctggaaacctgggcttggcgccttagtagtttggtccctggtacagcgcgccactacgagatgtgcagggttttcaagcctattttccagaacccagaaaatataggcttggcgttgtaagggcgcgacccgccactatagcgccataaaacagcctcagtagtttggtccttggtgcgacgcgccactatcaaatgtgcaggttttaagcctatattcgacttggcgccacagtggcgcaACGCACCACTGTCGCGCCAGGAGTGTTTTACCCCCTTTTTCCagattttcgaagaaagggcaaattgggcatttcccatattatatatacacactagcCTTAgacgtttttggaccattttttttagttcctctctctctctaaaaaaagccctagaaattccctctcttctccttcaaatctttctccaacaaggattgccttcaagaacttcaaaaattcaagccttccattgaagacctaacatcaaggtttcttcaaagtcttcaccaaagTATGTAAGGATACTAAAAGCATGGAttgagttcacccatgtgccctacaccttctttgaggttaaatgttcataaaaatggagtttcttgataggcttatgtccaaatgagtcttttcatctattaatttgattcttgttatgttgatgttgttgagtcaaaaaatttctaaaatcttcatgttagtatgagtcgatggatatgagttgttaaacatactttattgattttcttaactatgttgattatgttaaatatgttacttttcttaaatatgttgctcctcttgaattgttgatttataatcttggagttgtgatgagttccaaagatttgttaaatgaatagaggaacaattggataggtttgtatgttgttataaatgcatatttaatctactcttgaaagatatgattgggattgatcggatagtatgattgggagaggtttgattgtgatagaattgatgatttgacaaggttccaactgagacttgtcgatatgatttgattgagttgattggatggagttttatgagcattgagtcttgggaggagtatcgagcaccgaattgggtaagagtaagtaataactcgaacccaataactacgtcgccgaatgtaggaggggattgaactattaaagtcggatgtttccccaaatattattgtcctgacattataggacttggttgaattggatccataattggttgattcattcataccctgacaAAGTATGAACGAACgcggcaacaacatcggtttgttgtactgtcactggctcataagtgatggttgtcggataagagaaattcCTAtagaggtcttgatagtactctgagtcggattgggttgaattgtatgtgattggtcccgtctaaatcatattcatgtttaggcttaggacacttgattgagttgttctttttCTTGAGTTGTGATTTCGAGTTGACttgattctttcttgatgtttgtttcattcggccattttacatactcatacatttcatgtactgacgtcatttggcctgcatcatttcatgatgcagagacaggtactagagatcatcaatcgatgcaccgttgaagatcttctcactttcagctagttggtgagtcctcccaatTTCCGGAGGATACTGAGATTATCCTTATAGTTTTGTTTTGTgtcatttattttgattgttggtagccatggacttgtcattggcacctcctagattgttgatagaggcttcatagactagagtgtggaagtgttgaattgtccattttgactagttttattctagttagttattgattgggtattCGTTTGACCTTTGGCCTTAAGTTATGAATAGTATCCTTATGATTGAGCCtttcgctgatagaatgtgaatgaacgaaagtgtgactggaccaggtggttcgcttgaaggtcagaaatggctttcgagtgccggccacgtctagggtaccctcccggtgCGTGACACAATAAATACTTCTACTTTGCAGGGTCTTTATGAGTTGCTTATAAAGGATCATCCGACTGCTCCTCCTCCAGCCAAAAATGTCTAGTCCTTAaccatattatttttgtattccTCCCTGCGCTAAGATCTAGAACTGCTCAGTTTACTTCTATTTCGTTGTACATGTTTTGTTGTTTTGACTATGCTGGATTCTTGCTTTATGATTCCATGTTCTCCGTATTTATGCAATTGCTTTATTATAGCTAAATGAGTAGTGTATGGCCTTGAGTATTAAAATTGTTCATATTTTTTACTTACAATATTTTATGATGCCAAAAGAGGGGAAATCATGCTTATGTAATATTAACCTAGTTAGACTTACTTGGTTCTCTAATATGATTCTCTTTGAGTATTTTTGTAAGGAACAAAAAGGTTAACAGGGTTGAAATTTTACACACATGGAGTCAAGGtttttcatcatcaaaaagggggaaTTTGTTGAATTTGTTAGATCAAGAATGATTTTGATGATCGATAGAAGGAGTAGCTGAAAGGAACAAGTCACCACTATGTGTTCCTATCAAACTGAATCCAACTAGGATTAGGAGAAGTGCAAATATGCGGAAGAGTGAAGATCTAAGGCGGTGAAACATAGATgtagaaaaagatttttttctttaaaagtaGTAGCAGTCCAACAAGGAAAAGAAAGCggtaaaaattaagaaatagaCTTCGACTCAAAGAAGGAGAAGTCTACGTCTATAAATACAATAAGGTTTTTACAAAAACCTTTGCGCACTTACGATAGAGAGCATCAAGTAGAACGAATTCAAATAAGAGAGAGTTCATATGTGAGAGAGTTCTGGTTGAGATTTCATAGTGCTACGAAGACAAAGAAACAAGATTGAAGAACCTGTTCCATAGGATAAACGAGTATAGTTCCAAGTTCGTTTGTTTGTATTATTGATTATCGAGTTGTAATCATTGTTGGTTTAGTGTGAAGCTTATTCTTCGAGTTGAGGGAAACTTGGAGAAAAGGTTCAACAATCAAGGGTGATTTTTGATAAACAGGAATTAGAGTTTATAATTTCTTAGATTGTTTAGGATTATAATCCTAAACAATTATTTAGTGAAGTTAAGTTAAATCCTACAGAGTTGTAGGTCATAGTTTTTCACCCTTGTGAGCAGGGGGGTTTCACGATAAATCattgtgtcattactttatttatttgtcaTTCGAAAACCAGACTTGGTACTTCGTCAGGAATAGACTCTACAGACTTGTTCCTTAGGCAAATTAGAGGGTCAGTATTCCAACCGGAGGTTTGCGTGttatttttagtagtgtaaCCATAGGTATCTTGGAGCCATCAGTGCTATAATACTCATTTTTTCATTGATTTGCATGTAGGTTTGCTTGAACCATATGGATTTGCTAGctcaattgaataaaaacacTATGGGATAGGtagatatatttattttgttgtgtAACAATGGATTTAGGAATATACTAGTGATAACTAAAACAAACATTGACAGTACAATTTAAGAAAAACACATAATTAAAAATTAGTAGATCCACTTAGGTTTAACATTAACCAATTCCGAATGACTATTTCTTGGTATTCATCTTTCAAAGCTTGTTTTTTACCAGTAAACACctttatctttatctttctCCACAAAGATGCACTACTCTGTGTCCCTCCACATTGCCTTTAAGATTGGGGTATCATCAAATTGGTAGTATTCTCCTAGCAATGGCTTGATAGCTTTGGTTGCCTCCATTGCATGGTAATGTGATATGTATGAGAATATATGATGCAAAACATGAGAATCAGTAACATTGTGGAACACCTTATTTAGGACACCATAGTCTCTGTCTACCGTAGCTAGAGCTCCTCGCAGATAATCCCACTCCGATGAATCATAATGTGGCAGGAGAGGCACCCCATAGACGCAAACAACCCAAGCTAACCCTTGTGTCAAAGTAACGCGATACAACAAATAAGTAGCTGCAATCACACCTGCATCTGAAATGTAGATTTGTAGCCTCTCACGATCAGAATATATCGGGCTATAAGGATCATAATGACATGCAAAACGATCATATTTTTTGCCTGAGATATTGAAGATCAAGTACAAAGGCCAGGCAAAAGTGAGGGTGAAGGCGAGTACAAGTACTCGTCCTACTGGATTGTTCAAGTATTTGTAGTACCATCTTAATTTTGATTTAAGCCTGGGTATGTATACTTCATCATTCTCAAGGGAACCAGTGTTGGCATGGTGACGGCGATGACTATGTTTCCATGCAAAGTATGGTGTTAAAAGTGCAGAGTGGAGGATAAGACCAACAGTGTCATCTACCGATTGGTAATCACTGAAGCCATGGTGGCCGCATTCATGGCCAATAACCCATATTCCTGTGGAAACACAACCTTGAGCGATCCAATAGGTAGGCCATGCGAGATAACTTAATGGAGATGGAAGGAGTTGAAAGTAAGTGGTGGCAATGTAATAAAAGAGGGAGACAAGTATGAGATCCTGAATAAGATAGGAGAAGGAGCGAATGAGAGATCGCTGAAAGCAGTGGGGAGGGATGGCCTTCTTGATGTCACCAAGTGTAAAAGGTGGTTTTGAAGATGGCACTCTTTGGAGAGGATTTTTCTTTTGTTCAGTTTTCGTTGTCGGAGCAGACATATTACCACCACCTCCCATTTTTGTTCTCCTCCTTCTTCAATCCCGAATCTGTAGTTATTCAATATTTTACCATTAGGCAATGCAAATGATAATATAGAAGAAAAGTAAATTTTAACAAATTACAAAAACTAAATGAAGATAGATTATATTTTTAGTGAAAAACAATACCTCAAAATTCCCAATACGTGGGACACAGGAGCCAACCTACTCCGACTAATGGAAAAAAGAAATTTCTACATTCTTCACTACCACAACATGcttttttcaatatttctaaTTTCTTGGAATGCTCTCATTATCATAATTGAGATggatctaaaatttaaattaatgcattcaattcttaaattttttaggtttgaattgatgtatatatatatatatatatactacaaaaTTATTACTGGGGTTGGGGGTGGGTGTGGGTGTAACAGCTTCAACACTTTCAATAGTATTACTAAAAGTATACGATTTTTTTTCATACTaaagtataataaaaatatgtttttaaattatttaaaatgaaaaacaatGCCCTTCGTTTATAGTTTGGTTCGAAAATGTCCTTATCGTCAATACTTTGGTGTAGAAAtgcccttattgttatttaatgagtcaaaaatagtttaagggcatttttcATCCAATTGAAGGGTACAGGTGAAAACATTATTAACGGTAGGGGTATCAATAACTTCATCTTAACGGTAAGGGTAAAGTCAACTAATATTGGTGAACCTCTTTCACATTCCACTTAgaagttttttgaaaaaattacataattacACTCCtttatttacaatatttttcaTTAGTCCCATCCATTTTaaaaattccttcttttcatccGGGTAAATTAATTCAATGATCCGCATATATTAATTCAGTAATCCGGATACATTCATTctaattcataaattatctctatGTTGAATGTATCATTCTTTAAATGTTACTTGCTGGTACATAAAACCCTAATTAATGTATCTATattgctgaattaatgtatctggattactgaattaatgtatccggattacCATGTTTTTAAGGAATTTTCGTATATTAAAAAAAGGTAGAAACAATGATAATTAGCCCTTTATACTATGATTTATGTAAGTTATGCTAGTTTTTtttccattaaaaaaataatttcttttttgtaaatcatttaaaataaattttgagggGCTTGCGGGGGGACTAGCACACAACCAGCTGAGTTAGTTTTTTCAACTCATTTTATGTATTGAATGGTTACTCAAATCACAAGAGCGAGTTACTTGGATTGGTAAATAATTCTCACttacaattttaaaattattgtgAGGCGCTTGAGTCATCAAAGGAGAAAAAAGATGGGAACTCCTAGCTGGAAGGGGTTAAAAagatgaagaaagaaaaaaaatgattaatcaCCTAATAGTAATTACTATATATCTCATAGAATTAAACTTTTCGTTGAAGAAAAAATGTATCTCATATTAATTGTCTATTTTGCTATATCATATGCCTCTTAAACACAAATAAGAAGTATATGTTTACTAATTTACCTCTTTAATTCTTTTAATTTACTTTATCTATGTGCCTTATTTATCAATCCTAAGATTAACAATGGAggagttttctaattttttaaagatGTGAAGCATTAATTATCATTTCATAATCGATTTGTTCTAACAATTCGTTTGTAAGGAAGGATAATCATATTTGTAGCCTATAAAGAAAGAATATCATTAAtgcaaattttcaaagaaaaaaatataatataatattagagTAATAAAATTTAGCTCAAAAATTTGATAAGTTAATATATTAATATTGAAATAGTCTTGTTTCAATATAATAATTGCTTGTTGCAATGCATAAAATCTTAAGAAGGCACACaattcttttttgattttttataagTAGAAAACAATAATATTCAATAATAATAGAGAATAAGAATACTATAAGGGAAATCACATTTCTCCTTTCCTCCTCCTCTGCTTTTCTGCTTCTCTTACTGTCTTTACACTTTGAGATCCTTCTTGTACTCGTTTGACAGATTTAATAGTAGTTCGCCGCCGTCGACTGTTGTCCGCCGCCGACGCCCCCTGTTTCAGAGTTCCGCTACAGTACAGCCAAGTAGTAACTACTAAATCAGAACCCAAAATCACTTTGTCAACTGTGTAATTcgtttcttcttttatttaatcTTTTGTTATAAATCAGGAAcaccaaattttatatttggtGTTTTGGTGCTCCAACAACAAACGTCACCGGAGCTTTTATAACCCATTCACCAGATCTGAAAACGTCACCGGAGCTAAGGCTTATATCTTCGGATCCGTAACATACAACGACAGTGAAGCTTGAAGCTTCATTCGCTTTACTTTCTtgcttgtttcattttctttctataACTAATCTTACAGGACAGGAAAAGTTTGATATTCAAACAACTCTGTTGTCGCCGACGCCCTCTGTTTCAGAGTTCCGCATCAGTAGCTGTGCTAGCAGTTACTCCTTTCTCTTCTGAAAAGCTGACGGAAATCACGGAATTTCTGAGAGGTGTATAGATCTGGATTCCCGGTGACGAACAACCGCTGCAACTCATCACCGTACGCAGACGTGAACAGTACTCCGATGGGAGCAGTATTTTCCGGCGGTAACCAGGTTCACTTCtaccggagttggtacctccggttctTATATCTTGATATATCTAGTCTTTGTTCATATACGTGTCGTTACTTTTTGCCGACTTTAGACCCcttaataatttattagttcatacgcatttttgtggctttggatagtaatggtagactagggtcatgttctcactcatggacggggacgagggtaacgaggagtaagtgggttaaaggagcgtctagactgagaataggttcttggaacattgggacgttaacgggtaaatccatagaactggttaagattctaaagaagaggaagattaatatagcctgtgtccaggagacgaaatgggtaggctctaaagctaaggaggtagacgggtataagctttggttttctggtaaatcgaagtataggaatggggtaggcattttagtagacagtgatttaagggatcaggtggtggaggttaggagagtcaatgataggatgatgtcgattaaaatggtcattgaagggatcacgttgaacgttattagtgcctatgcgccgcaagcgggcttacgcgaggaggataagaggcgcttttgggaggatttggacgagttagtggtaggcataccacctactgagaagctttttgtgggaggggatttcaatgggcatatcgggtctatttcaggagggtatgatgatgtacATGGGGGATTTGGCTTCGgagacagaaatggaggaggaatctcacttttggatttcgcaagagctttcgggttagtgatagccaactcgagtttcccaaagaaggaggaccacttggtaaccttccgtagctcagtggctaaaactcagatatattttttacttcttaggaaggatgataaaggtttgtgcaaagactgtaaggtcatcccgatcgataaccttacaacccgacataagctcttagtgatggatttagggattaaGACGACGAGGATGAGGAGGGTCAgggaagaacgacctaggatcagatggaggagtttgacAACCGTTAGGGCCCTAGAGATcagagagaaattgaaggatatgggagcctgggatagtagtggggatgcgaacggtatgtgggataggacagctagttgtattagggatgtagcaagggaagtgttaggAGTCTCAACTGGCAGTCGTAgacggcatcgaggggactggtggtggaatcaagaagtgcaagggaaagtgAAAGCAAAGAAGCtggcgtatgctaagttgatAGAGAGCAGGGATGAgatggagaagtggacgaatggggaactgtataagatagcgaggaaggaggcgaagtcggcggttgcaacggcaaaaacgacagcttttgaacgcctttatgctgaactagaagagaaaggcggggataggaaGTTATTCAGGCTAGCTagggcccgggagagaagggcacgcgatgtggatcaagtgaagtgcattaaagacgagcACGGAAAAGTACTGACAGAGGatacccttatcaaacaaagatggcagtcttACTTCTATAAATGTTTGAATGACAGCGGGGACACAGAAattatgttgggagatttggaacatacaggaaggagtcacgataTTGGGGGTTGTAGtagtattacggtcgatgaggttaaaggtgctgttcgtaggatgcgctggggaagagcgaccgaacctgacgagatccctggagaattttggaagagtgcgggctcagtaggtttggaatggctgactaggttatttaatgtcatctttatgaCTGCAatgatgcccgtagaatggaggtcgagcatcatgatccctctatacaaaaacaagggggatagccagagttgcgacaactacagaggtatcaagcttctaagccatactatgaaagtgtgggaaagagtggtggagatgagggtgaggagaggcatgtctatttcagagaaccagttcggatttatgccgggacgctcaactacggaatccatccatcttatgaggagactaatggagcaatatagggagaggaagagagacttgcatatggtattcatcgacttagaaaaggcttatgataaagtccctcgagagatactatggagatgtttggaggctaaaggtgtaccggtagcgtacataaggttgatcaaggacatgtacgagggtgccaaaaccagggtaaggatagtaggaggggactcagaacactttccggtggtgatggggttgcatcaaggatcagccttgagtccgtttctatttgccttggtaatggatgtattgacgcgacaaattcaaggtgaggtaccatggtgtatgctttttgcggacgacatagtcctcatcgatgatactcgtagcggagttaacgctaagttggaagattggagatgcaccttggagtctaaagggtttaagctgagtaggaccaagacagagtacctggAGTGCCaattcagtgagacacctcaggaggttagcgcggaagttaggctcggggaccaagccatccaaaagaaaaatagttttaagtaccttggttctataatGCAAGGCAACGGGGaaatcgacgaggatgtcacacatcgtattggggcaggatggaggaaatggaggctcgcctccggtgtgttgtgtgataagaaggtgctACCACTacttaagggcaagttttacaaagtggtggttagaccagctatgttatacggggcagagtgttggccagttaaggtctcccacgtgcaaaagatgaaagttgccgagatgagaatgttgagatagatgtgtgggcatactaggagcgacatgattagaaatgaggctattcgagacaaggtaggagtggcctcggtggaagacaagatgcgggagacgtgactgagatggtttgggcatgtaaagaggagagtcccagatgcaccagtgcggagatgtgagaggttggccatggatggtttcagaagaggtaggggtaggccgaagaaatactggggagaggtgatcagacaggacttgacgcatttacgacttaccgaggacatgaccttagataggagggtgtggagaacacatattagggtagaaggctagcacATAGTGGTATTTCTCCCCCTTAGTCGCAGGCGTATTAATGCACTATGATTCCTTGTACTTTGATTTACGGtatttatgttactatctaataaTACTTACtgctttttgtgctttgattatttcgttatctatttatctacttttaatactcttgtctgaccttttttttaTGCAtctactgagccgagggtctttcggaaacagccgtcctacattggtaggagttaggtctgcgtacactttaccctccccagaccctacgatgtgggattgcactgggttgttgttgttgttgttgtaataagAATACTATAAGGGAGAACGGAAAACATAAATATAGGAATAATAAAAGGTACTCGTGTAAAAGATATTGTAATTACTTAAAACTATTTTCATTTCTCAATTGCAATGATTCCAACAGTAAAAGGTAAAAAAGTTATTGTACTTCCTatcatatatttctttttaaatgaGACATTACACGATATGAATCTGGATTAATCAGGCTTTAAAGTGGCTATCAAATACTAgatgaatattaaaaaaattcttttcaatTTAATACTCTCTCTAGTCCATATTAATTGGATTATTGGAGTACGAtacatcttttaaaaaaaatatttgaggaCATAATTGATGACTACTTTCCACTATTattcttttgattattttcaaattactcccctataaaatttaaattagttaagaacctttaaaggaAGGATAAATATGGAAAAAGGTTCCAACAattctcttgaactttgaaaattcacttattttgaactaTGAAAATGTCACGATCTGATTCCTCGAGTCATGATAACACCTATTATAACCCACTAATAGGTAAGCCGATCCTATTACAAAATTACAAGTAATGAGATTAAGGGcgaaaactaaacaagagtaaTCAATTtacagaaaaaagaagaagattcaAGGTGGAAGCAAACCGAAACACAAATATATAATAGAGGATCCCTCCtagaacttggaagtcacaagtacataGCTACTACTAAACGAATACAAGTCCAAAAAATAGACCACAGAAATGAAAACTTGTCTCAGAAAGCAAAAAACTAGTCATCTATGTATAGAAAGGGACGGGTAAGTCCAAAATGCCATGTGCTCATCCTCGTCTCTGAATGAGACATGTGTAGGCTCGATCTCAATGCTATAATGAAGATGAcccattttttcttcttctttctaatTCTATACTCAAGCTTTTTTTGCTCTCTTTTATTCACCATTTCTGATCCTTTTTAATGGAAATggcttctaatttttttttgtcattgTGAAAAAAGAGCTATAATGAAGATGACCCATATGACCAAAGCTATAAAAAGGAATAAATTTACAGTCACGGTCTCAAAAAGATTCTTGCAATCTATCAATAATAaactttcaaaagaaaaaaattgatcataCCTGAACTaaattgatgaagaagaaaaggcAAACAACTAAGAATATCAACTAAAAGCACAAATCTTGAcaaatttttctttgatttgcGAAGAAATTATAGCTAGGGTTTgtgattttgagaaaatagtGAGTGAAAaggtgaaaatatttttaagtcttTCACCTACCCTTACCCTTGTAtataattctattttatttttaaattttaaaatcttcATGTAAATTAGTTGACAGTCATTGAATGGCTAATAAATTCACATCACAACGCTTGTCTTACACGCGTTTAGGTTGTAGGTgtcgatttttttttatttaaacgTGGAATAGTTaaagtgcctacttgtgcacTACAAAAAAGTTCAAGgtctaatttaaaatttgaaaccaAATTTAAAGTCATATGTATGTATCTTCTAgtaactttattttttatatagttCAAAGTAAAATAAAACGGATTTGAGTGGATAATTAACATGACATGATGCTTGATAATTATAGTGAAGGTATATACATTCACTTAATGAGCAGA
This Solanum dulcamara chromosome 1, daSolDulc1.2, whole genome shotgun sequence DNA region includes the following protein-coding sequences:
- the LOC129888911 gene encoding delta(12)-fatty-acid desaturase FAD2-like encodes the protein MGGGGNMSAPTTKTEQKKNPLQRVPSSKPPFTLGDIKKAIPPHCFQRSLIRSFSYLIQDLILVSLFYYIATTYFQLLPSPLSYLAWPTYWIAQGCVSTGIWVIGHECGHHGFSDYQSVDDTVGLILHSALLTPYFAWKHSHRRHHANTGSLENDEVYIPRLKSKLRWYYKYLNNPVGRVLVLAFTLTFAWPLYLIFNISGKKYDRFACHYDPYSPIYSDRERLQIYISDAGVIAATYLLYRVTLTQGLAWVVCVYGVPLLPHYDSSEWDYLRGALATVDRDYGVLNKVFHNVTDSHVLHHIFSYISHYHAMEATKAIKPLLGEYYQFDDTPILKAMWRDTE